A region of Acidithiobacillus ferridurans DNA encodes the following proteins:
- a CDS encoding IS701 family transposase, protein MPFHRLVALRLSEWISYFLTVVPPRSRRSFVELLCGCLISPEGWVTRALSSISLRCHWTTYYKLLERASLRTQALAITQVRWLLQSLPKPLIVELVVDDTMVLRHSTKAPGAAIRFDHSHKHNRPSYVLAQNWVGLALTLRTRSGKAISFPIRLRLVPSTGNTHKLKIAGALLRAFIPHIPVPVRLLTDAWFMRRRLLLPLLRQHGLQPAGQFIGQVRKDTVLLRDPPPRTSQRGRPRIYGNKYTVEDMAALPTEIVSLDLYGKRQKVRLQSIIANARFLNGHPVRAVWSAIYDEKHHRWSPTRLYLASETDLTASEIVVLYSNRWQIEPIFHNLKRWWGIHNLWQQKRTVLERWMQIRCIAWSMVQLLAETLSEDFPMTAVAPWRIATPVTAGLMAQWLHLQFLRVPFWKGYDPKSGKFQCPAPAFWADTDDPPRKKVA, encoded by the coding sequence ATGCCCTTTCATCGTCTCGTTGCCCTCCGCCTCTCGGAGTGGATTTCCTACTTTCTGACGGTCGTGCCGCCCCGCTCGCGGCGCAGTTTTGTGGAGCTGCTTTGCGGTTGCCTGATCTCGCCCGAAGGCTGGGTCACCCGCGCCCTCAGCAGCATCTCCCTCCGCTGCCACTGGACCACCTATTACAAACTCCTGGAGCGTGCGTCCTTGCGTACACAGGCGTTGGCCATAACCCAGGTACGCTGGCTCCTGCAGTCCTTGCCCAAGCCCCTGATCGTCGAGTTAGTCGTCGACGACACGATGGTCCTGCGGCACTCTACCAAGGCCCCAGGCGCGGCCATCCGCTTCGACCACAGTCATAAGCACAACCGCCCCAGTTATGTCCTCGCCCAGAATTGGGTGGGTCTGGCGTTGACCCTGCGTACCCGTTCCGGCAAAGCCATTTCCTTTCCCATCCGCTTGCGCCTGGTGCCCAGTACCGGCAACACCCACAAGCTGAAAATCGCCGGAGCATTGCTGCGCGCCTTTATACCCCACATCCCCGTACCCGTCCGGTTGCTCACCGATGCTTGGTTCATGCGGCGGCGCCTGCTCTTGCCCCTGTTGCGTCAGCACGGCCTGCAGCCGGCAGGCCAGTTCATCGGCCAGGTGCGCAAAGATACTGTACTGCTCCGCGACCCACCGCCGAGGACATCCCAACGCGGGCGTCCTCGGATATATGGAAACAAGTACACCGTGGAAGACATGGCTGCGCTGCCCACCGAGATCGTCTCTCTGGATCTCTATGGGAAACGGCAGAAGGTCCGTCTTCAATCCATCATCGCCAATGCACGATTCCTGAACGGCCATCCGGTCCGTGCCGTATGGAGTGCGATCTACGATGAAAAGCATCATCGGTGGTCTCCCACCCGCCTCTATCTCGCTTCCGAGACGGATCTCACCGCCAGCGAAATCGTCGTCCTCTACAGCAACCGCTGGCAGATCGAACCGATCTTCCACAATCTCAAACGCTGGTGGGGCATCCATAACCTCTGGCAGCAAAAACGCACCGTCTTGGAACGCTGGATGCAAATCCGCTGCATCGCTTGGTCCATGGTGCAACTCCTCGCCGAAACCCTATCCGAAGATTTCCCCATGACTGCAGTAGCGCCCTGGCGTATCGCTACTCCTGTCACCGCAGGACTCATGGCCCAATGGCTTCATCTGCAATTTCTGCGGGTTCCATTCTGGAAGGGCTACGACCCGAAGTCCGGGAAATTCCAGTGCCCCGCCCCCGCCTTTTGGGCCGATACCGATGACCCACCCCGCAAAAAGGTCGCCTGA
- a CDS encoding 3-hydroxyacyl-ACP dehydratase FabZ family protein: MRYRVTIPENYRTKRFSCWSLRSIIKRRTILAHHEVLFSIPAQHPVFAGHFPGHPIVPGVMLIDEVIHTVESTTGQAMMTGGHITMAKFYSPASPGEVLTLCFDTGADASIAFEIRANNRRIAAGDLSPAAKTSTC, from the coding sequence ATGCGCTACCGCGTAACAATACCGGAAAATTACCGCACGAAGCGCTTCAGTTGCTGGTCACTGCGCTCCATCATAAAGAGGAGAACAATCCTGGCACACCATGAAGTTTTATTCAGCATCCCCGCGCAACATCCGGTCTTTGCTGGTCATTTCCCGGGGCATCCCATCGTTCCCGGCGTAATGCTTATTGACGAGGTCATTCATACGGTGGAGTCTACGACTGGGCAAGCGATGATGACAGGGGGCCATATTACCATGGCCAAATTTTACAGCCCTGCATCTCCCGGGGAGGTGCTGACACTATGTTTCGATACGGGAGCAGATGCGTCCATCGCCTTTGAGATCCGCGCGAACAACCGCAGGATAGCCGCTGGTGATCTATCTCCTGCCGCAAAGACCTCAACCTGCTGA
- a CDS encoding AMP-binding protein has protein sequence MNRLPLMTHQSASDVVAFRHGEAITVHQFLADVAQLRAILLPGKHVLNVCRDRYRFMVGLAAAMTANKISLLPSTYTDETIRQMVRFAPDVFCLSDGDNDIDLPQLSLPEDPPVSAANHNLPIPLLPETLPVSYVFTSGSTGSPVPHLKTWGALVGSVRAEAQRLGLLDGRTHAVLGTVPPQHMYGFESTILIVLQCGGALSAPQYFYPADICAELSLLPRPRLLVSTPIHLRALLGMDSPLPPADLLISATAPLTQDLAREAETRFDAPLQEIYGSTETGQIATRRSAETDEWSLLPELRLTSQLGRVWASGGHVEQATELSDRLEIINDERFLLHGRTADLVNIAGKRSSLAYLNHQLNSIPEVQDGVFFMPDDGAAGSVKRLIAFVVAPGVDAHSIYARLRERIDPAFLPRPLQIVDALPRNNTGKLPHEALQLLVTALHHKEENNPGTP, from the coding sequence ATGAACCGCCTCCCCTTGATGACCCATCAATCCGCGAGCGATGTCGTAGCATTTCGTCATGGCGAAGCAATTACCGTACATCAATTCTTAGCGGACGTAGCACAGCTTCGTGCCATACTTCTTCCGGGGAAACATGTTCTTAACGTTTGCCGTGACCGTTACCGCTTCATGGTAGGTCTTGCTGCGGCCATGACTGCCAACAAAATAAGCCTGTTGCCGTCTACATATACAGACGAAACCATCCGTCAGATGGTCCGCTTCGCTCCGGATGTGTTTTGCCTCAGCGATGGTGATAACGATATAGATCTACCTCAACTTTCCTTACCTGAAGACCCGCCCGTATCGGCGGCAAATCACAATCTGCCGATCCCCCTCCTTCCGGAAACCCTACCGGTAAGTTATGTATTCACTTCCGGATCCACCGGAAGCCCGGTTCCCCATCTGAAAACCTGGGGCGCACTGGTAGGAAGCGTCCGCGCCGAAGCCCAGCGTCTGGGCTTACTTGATGGCCGTACACATGCGGTGCTTGGTACCGTTCCACCACAACATATGTACGGCTTCGAATCAACCATACTGATCGTTTTACAATGCGGAGGTGCGCTCAGTGCGCCGCAATATTTTTACCCTGCGGATATTTGCGCTGAACTTTCATTGCTGCCACGACCACGATTACTGGTGAGCACACCAATTCACCTCCGCGCTTTATTGGGTATGGATTCTCCTTTGCCACCTGCCGACTTGCTGATTTCCGCTACGGCTCCATTGACTCAAGACCTGGCCAGAGAGGCGGAAACCCGCTTCGATGCCCCTCTGCAGGAAATCTACGGATCCACTGAAACGGGCCAGATTGCCACCCGGCGCAGTGCGGAAACCGATGAATGGTCGTTATTGCCAGAACTGCGCTTGACGTCGCAACTTGGGCGCGTGTGGGCAAGCGGTGGGCATGTGGAACAAGCAACGGAACTCAGCGACAGACTGGAGATTATTAACGATGAGCGTTTTCTTCTTCATGGTCGAACCGCTGACCTTGTCAATATAGCGGGCAAACGCAGCTCTCTGGCTTATCTAAACCATCAGCTTAATTCCATCCCAGAGGTGCAAGATGGTGTATTTTTTATGCCCGACGACGGCGCTGCGGGCAGCGTAAAGCGCTTGATTGCATTTGTTGTGGCACCGGGAGTAGATGCTCATTCGATTTACGCCAGGCTGCGTGAGCGCATCGATCCGGCATTTCTTCCCCGGCCACTACAGATTGTAGATGCGCTACCGCGTAACAATACCGGAAAATTACCGCACGAAGCGCTTCAGTTGCTGGTCACTGCGCTCCATCATAAAGAGGAGAACAATCCTGGCACACCATGA
- a CDS encoding COG4648 family protein, whose protein sequence is MSTFAPVIIVFLFISWRMRYRVIGLISVIAGCMALWHYQTILVHYLNWTYLIQRSGIFALFAMVFGVTLLPGRTPMISRIADLVHGPLSEQVARYTRHVTMAWTFLFATMTALPPIIFIFSPHQLLFILTNTISLTLVVSMLLVEYIVRCCTIPAGERSGMVEGLRAYFHYSSKSAMSKQQSRNNKPSPLR, encoded by the coding sequence GTGTCCACCTTCGCACCCGTCATTATTGTTTTTTTATTTATATCGTGGCGCATGCGTTACAGAGTTATCGGCCTCATCTCTGTCATTGCTGGATGTATGGCATTGTGGCATTACCAAACCATTCTTGTGCACTACTTAAACTGGACGTACCTGATTCAAAGGAGTGGCATTTTCGCACTATTCGCTATGGTATTCGGTGTCACTTTGCTTCCCGGGCGCACCCCCATGATATCGCGAATTGCCGACCTGGTTCATGGACCCCTGAGTGAACAGGTGGCGCGCTATACTCGACATGTGACCATGGCCTGGACATTTCTCTTCGCCACGATGACAGCCCTGCCCCCGATTATTTTTATATTTTCGCCACATCAATTATTATTCATATTGACTAATACCATTTCCCTGACGCTGGTGGTATCCATGTTGTTGGTTGAGTACATCGTTCGCTGTTGCACCATCCCTGCAGGGGAGCGTTCCGGAATGGTGGAAGGACTTCGTGCCTATTTCCATTATTCCAGCAAGAGCGCGATGAGCAAACAGCAATCGCGCAATAACAAACCCAGTCCACTACGGTAA
- a CDS encoding GH3 family domain-containing protein — MQLDAPRIILVDPGTFANWLRTRGRLGDQNKVPRVINDQALADLKRHALAAQKE; from the coding sequence GTGCAACTGGATGCCCCACGGATCATCCTCGTCGACCCTGGGACCTTTGCGAATTGGCTGCGCACCCGCGGCAGACTGGGCGATCAGAACAAGGTGCCGCGGGTGATCAATGACCAGGCGCTTGCGGATTTGAAACGCCATGCGTTGGCAGCCCAGAAGGAGTGA